The genomic interval TATCGCCGATTCTCTGTTCCCCGATGGGTTTTGGTTATCGGAAGCGCATCGCGCGGAGCTAGACGAATCGCGTGCGGTTAATTGCTGCTGAGACGTCACGTATTGCTCTTGGATTTCACCGGTACCGGATAATTAACGGACGTGCTCCGCGGATTAATTAATTGGGGGAAAGCACTTCGCCCGAGTGAAAACTTGGTTTTGAATTCGTTACGGTTTCATAATTGATCGTGACATTGTTTTGTTGCGTAAACGGTTGTTGCTGGCGTCGAGCGTCTTTGACTTCTGTTAGCTATCGTTTCGTTGTTGTCCATAAATAATTATTCCATTCGATGGGCAGAATTTCGCAAAACCGTGATCTACGGGAGCACACGAATTTCGAACACGGTCGTTTGATACAGTTCGAGCACACGCGACAGCTCCGGCACGAACTCTATTCACGCTCGGACTAATTGACATGATCGTAGATAAGAACGTGTAAGACAACGGTACAATCGATCTCGAGCGGAATAATCGAGCGAAACCTTTTTTTGTGCCGTACCTTTTTGTTTAGCGGTCGCTTATGTAAGGTGGGAAGGCTTCATTGTGCCGAACGGgataaagaaaatttcttcCGAATAAAGGACGCAAAAGATACCTTTCCATTCGATCTTACAAAGGCGCACGGTAGGATTTCTATCGACTCGATAAACCGGTAAAAAGGATAGAATAACTCGGGCACTTTCGATTCTATGCAAAACGGGTTCGAGAGAAATTGCAGTCCATGGAAGAAATCGTATTTTTGAGGCGTTAATATTCCGTGACCCGGCCAATTTCTCGCGTCTGTCGTTGCATTGGGGGGACACATCTACCAGAGCTGGGGCAAAGCTGTGGTTGTAAGTGCCCGCGAGCCGATAGgtatttctttcttcctctaaTCGAAGCAGGCGTGTCTTGCGGGTTAATTTATATTTCACTTTCTACCGGCGAGCGAGCGTGTAATTCGTGCGACGGTGTGTGCTAGATCGTTGCACCGCGGTAACTTAGTCCCGGTTTCCAGATAGGTCTCGTTCCTTTTTCTTTGCCGCGATGCTGGAATGCGCGCCGGCTGTTCGGCCTGTTCGGTGGTAAAGGCGCCTTCGCGTCAACCTTTTCCCGATTACGGAAACCGCTCTTGCCGGTCGCGGTACGTCCCCCGTCCCCTCAAGTAGAATTCCATCAACGTCAGGCCCAATTAAAAGTGTTCGCGTTTCCTCAGTTGCAAAACCAAATCCCTTTTTCGCCAATTTTTGCGCGTTCGAACGGTTAGCAGACTTTCGAACGTGTGCTGCAACGAAATGGAACTCCCAAAACTTTCTTCTAAATAATAGACGAAACATTACCACTCGAAGCTACAACTTTCCCTGTAAGATGGGATTCCACTGTGGTGTGCGCTTGCAGACGTACCTGTTTCGGAATCGAGTTCCATTAGATAAGACCAAAATCCGGTATTAGGAGATTACAGAGGACAGGAATTATTTAATACCCACCGTTCGAAGTAATCAATTACACAATACCTTACGAGCTCCAACCCTAACCTCCATGAGATTTCTATCCATAGAAatgattcttttgtttttttcagTTTCTATTGCTAGTAGCGCTTCCTATCTGCGTGGCGCAATTTCGAATACAAGGGCCCAGCGATGGGAACCGTGCTGCCGAGAGCTTATCGGTGGACGACTCGGGAAATGTCCAGTTCAGTGGACACACAGGTAAACAAGAAGATGTCGCGAGCAGTTGCTCGATCGATAGCTCGATAAATaggatattttcaatatttttactcCATCGATGCTGAAAAATCTTGCAGCCCCATCGACCGGAGGATTTACCATTCAGGGTGCCACCGATGGTCATTCGAATGTCCAAGGCGCCAGCGATGGTCACTCGAATTTCCAACTCCAGGGCTCCACTGCTGCCGGCGCCAACAGATACCTCCAACCAGCAGCGCCTGCTCCTCCGGCCTTCAGCATTCAGGGAGCTACGGATGGACATAGTCAGATCCAGGGGTCCTACGATGGCTCCAGTTCCGGGAAATCGTTGCAATACGACGATCCCAGTGGTAAATCTCGATAGTCTTTGCTCTATGCATTAGGCCCGCATCGGTACTAACCCGACGCATCGTAATTTCGTCCGAAAAGGTTACCGAGTGAATTGGAGATCGTACGATCGACAAGTGCGGCCACCGTCGCAACCGGAAGCGCAGTATTCGGAAGTGCAGGACAGTTTACCGCGAGCCCCCCAACGACAAAGGGCACGAGCTCGACCGCAACAACATGCCCAACCGCAACCGCAACCGCAACCTCAACGGCAACCACAATCGCACGACCCTCTATTGCCGCCGGCGCAGCCGTTGGAGAACGCCTCACCCGAGATCAAACAGCTTCTTCACTACCAACAGATGTTGCCTTATATCAACATCATCCCCGAGCCGTTCAGGTAATTTCAAGGTTTAGTTGAAGCTGGTCTTCTTAGGAAAATGATATGCACACCCGCTTACGATCTTCagatacgagaatatactagcgGCGCAGCAGCAACAACCTCAAGCTCAGTATCAAGCCGACGATCAGCCGCGACACATTCCGGAACCAAGACGTCCCCCATCCCGTGGGAAGGCGCGTATCCCGTCGAGACAGAAGCGACAAGCGCAACAACGGCCGCCAGCCGAACAGCAGCATCAATACTCCACTAATCTGCCTCCGGAGATTCGGCAGATACTAAAATTCCAGCAGCAGACTCCATACATCAACGGAATTCCCGAACAATTTAGGTGAATTCCGTTTTGTTTCATTAGTCCCTTAACGCTGTCAGACGCCCTGCCCCGGTGTCATTATCCAGTGAAATAGTTCCACGACCAGTAACCACGACCTTGACACATATCCTCAAGGACATTTCCTTGCAAAGTGTCCGGCTAGTCCTAATACCCCGAATTCCTATTAGCCCGGTATCGTATCTGTAACACAACGATGAAATTAAAGGTTCAACGCGGAGGCAGCGGTGAAGGACCAGGCGGACGCGGTCCGTGCTCACTTCCAGGAATTGGCGAACGCTCCTCCCGAACGGTACGCGCCGAGACCCAGGCAGAGAAGACAAGCGCAATACTCTCACCGGCAACAACAGCCTCAACAACCACCGGCAGAGCCTCCGGTGCAATACTCGACCAACCTGCCGGGCTTCTTGAAGGATCTGTTGAATTTCCAGGCTCAGGTTCCTTACACCATCCTGCCGAACCTGGTCGGCGTTACGCGCCCCGAGAAACCGTACGTGCCTCAACCTGTTCAGAGTCCAACACCATCGCCCGTTCCAGCGCCTCTTCCCGCTGCCCAGCCTCACTATCAGAGCCAAGGGAACGCCTATCAGGGTCAGCCACAGTACCAAGGACAACCGAACGTCGCGTACCAAGGCCAGGCGCAGGCGGCAAATGCGTATCAAAATCAAATAGGCTCGTACCAGAACCAAGCGGGCGCGTACCAGGACCAAGGGAGCGTGTATCAGGGTCAGCAGAACGTCTACAAAAATCAAGCGGACGCGTATCAACCTCAGCAGAACGCGTACAACCAAGTGTACCAGAGCGAGCTCAAGTATCCGCAATATTCTCAAGGTCAGCCTGGCCGAGGTGGCGTACGCCCGGTCACCGAGAATCAATATTgaagccgacgcgacgcgacgcgacggttcgcgCATTAATTTGTTATGTATGTTCATCTAACCGCGTAGATAGTAGCGAGGAGCAAATGATAGCGAGTAAACATATTGCTGCGATACGAGTACACACAGTTTGGTAAGAGAGACAGAGTCGATGTTTGAAACCGGTGGTTCTTAACCCGGGCTGCGAGAGAAGTTTCCAAATTCTCGATGGAAAATTCATTcctcaataaataaattatcttggGATAgggaaacacatttttcaagggGGTGCCGATCACCGAAACAGTTAAGAACCACTGTTCTAAAGGAACATCGCGCGTGAACACGATACTAAATAATTTAATAGAGATAAGAATTCCGTCTCGATAATTTACTACATGTGATAGTTCGGTAATAACCTTAATCTGTAAGCTTTGAGTAAAAGTTCGCTTAACCTTCCGGTAAATGTGATTTCTATGTTACGACAATGGTTTTATTAAGGTGTGGTTCGCTCGAAATTGTTGGCATTTCATCGAGGATAGAGGTGTACGATCGATTCGATATCGTTGCAAATTAACCTATTCACTGCCGACTACGAGATGTCACGTAGTAAGCGGATGTACCAAGACGGACGACTACGAGACATCTCGTAGCACGCGTATGCAAAAGACGGACGACTACGATACATCTCGTAGTACGCGTATGTACCAAGACTGCCGACTACGAGACATCTCGTAGTAAGCGGATGTACCAAGACTACGTGATATCTCGTAGtggttttttaaaaatgattatattttgtgaaattcCGTGTTTCCTTGAGAATAAAACCTTGGCGTCCAGAATTTGCCTGGCAGCGAATGGGTTAAACGGTTCGTTGAGAATTATCGACGCGTGTCGGTAACGTTCGTACTGTTTGTGTGGTGTCAAGCGTCGATAAATTAGAATTTTGCTAGACTTGTATGTATCAAAATATACACTGTTTCAACAAGTGTTGTATATCTACGCATTCCCAACGAATACTTTTCATGGAAACGAAACGTCGACGGAGAGAGACAGCGGGAAAAGAGGTGAGTTTACGAGCGTGATTTCACAGGTTAGACAAAAATGGCAGAGGAACACCGTGCTCGTTGCCTTTCCCCGAACGAAATGCGAACGAGTTGGCAGATTAATGAACAAGTAAACGCGATTAATGCGATCATCCGAACAGCGCGAGCAGCGCGTGACCTCGGATCATTAAAGAAACTGCTCTCGGTCGCGCTACGTTGCACATCATTTTGCCCAATTACAGACACGGTCCACTTTTTCCTCTAATCAGCTTTTCTCCCGCGTAACGACGAGTTAATCGTCGTAACGATTTAATAGTTCGGAAAGCTGGCTTAATTGTTCGAACGACCGTACCCCGTTAAGAGATGTTATGGAAAATGGCCGTTTTGCCGACATTGTAACGCCGAGAGCCTATTAATTAACGCATGGAGTCGCGCTTAATTAAACGGTTCTGCAAAGTTATGGAGTTGATCGCGATCGATTAACAATCTGCTAACGAGATGCGTATGTACGCGCGTCGTGGACGTCGAACCGTCACTCATGGTGTATAAACTGGTCCGATTAAAACGGTTTTGCGCAAAGTACTAATGCGATCTAGTTAGGAATACGGAAGTGACCGCGGCGCATATGCTTCCTGAAACGATCGGCCGTACCGTTACGTGACTGGACATACGTGTTCAACCGCGTGTAGGCATTGACTCGTGATCTATATTTATATCGATTTTCGATACCATTCACTGAATTCTCCTTATCGAGTTACCATTTCGACCGTCCATTTCCCTCGCGACCATttcttttttccaattttccaacGCGATTTTCATTCCAACTTTTTCGTCgcagggacccaattactgtgggggtgccaattaccgtgcctatatcaattgattaaacaatatttaaaaaagagatattaaatttttttcattacaatcagttaatatatatgcaCCATATgctatatatcttttttttaaaaatatgcattatgcattaaaaataagtataattaatataggtacagtagtTGGcaccccgcagtaattgggtccctgacCCTATCAAATTTTGAATCGATGCGTGTCCCACTACTTTTTTTTTCGAATGAAAAGGggcccagttactgtggggTACCAACTACtatacctatattaattatacttatctttagagcataataaatattaaacaagagatattaaattattttgattaaaatcagttaatgctatctcttttttaattatgctttaaaaataggtataattaatgtaggtacagtaattggtacccccacagtagttGGGTCCCATACCCTAACGCTCGTCTTTTATGTTTCAAAGATTCGAGCAACGTCTAGGAAATTGTACGAGCTTCGTCGGGCGCGTTATCATTTGTTAATTTAATTCCTCGTCACGGGCATTGCTGTTAAAGGGAAAAGTTCATTTTCACGTAACTCGAATCGGCTTCTGATATAATACGCAGTCGGGAAAAGTCGTTCTGGTTTTTACACGGCGCTGCGTAACAACGACTTCGCTAGGAAAGTTCGTTGAACGGTTATAAATTTACTGCAACGAATAATATCAATTGGTAGCCTAGACGCTGGTGAAATTACTGTACGACCATAGCGTGTAGTAGGCAATCTTTCTTGACCTCAACTGAAACAATACGTAATAAAAAGTGCGTAgcgacatttaaaaaattaagatgaccaccatttttatttagtaaaataggtaattggattcgtcttgacctcagcTTCAACAATACCTAATAAAAAACACGTagtgacatttaaaaaattaaggtgaCCATAATTCTTTATTTAGTAAAGTAGGTAATTGGATTCTTCTTGACCTCAGCTTCAACAATACCTAATAAAAAATACGTagtgacatttaaaaaattaagacgaccaccattttttatttagtaaaatagataattggattcgtcttgacctcagcTTCAACAATACCTAATAAAAAACACGTagtgacatttaaaaaattaaggtgaCCATAATTCTTTATTTAGTAAAGTAGTTGGATTCTTCTTGACCTCAGCTTCAACAGTACCTAATAAAAAACACGTagtgacatttaaaaaattaaggtgaCCATAATTCTTTATTTAGTAAAGTAGGTAATTGGATTCTTCTTGACCTCGGCTGCAACAATACGTAATGAAAAATACGCAGTGACATTGAAAAAATTAAggtgaccataattttttattaaaaagcaAAAaggttttgtaattttttattaaaaagcaAAAaggttttgtaattttttttttctattgagATTTATAGCCCACTGTGCGCTTGCGCGAACCTCTGCCGAATAATACGTTTTGCAAACGAGCTCGTGTAGGTAGCAGGGAAAGGGTTTCGAATGGCTGCAACTGCAGTGCTGCAGTTAGAAAAGCGCTGATATTAAAAGGACCATAGTCCGTTATGGCATAATATCGATTTCGTAATGTACCCCGCAAGAAGTAATATGAAACGCGTGAACCGCGAACGTATAATTACGTCCTGCAGTCGGCGTGTCAAGAGCAACGCGAAAAAAACTGTCTTTTTACATTTTACTTGCAACTTTCTCGCTTATCTAGATTATCACAGGCTAGCGgtcaattaaaaaataagaTACGTGCGGAATATGAAATTATGTAAATTACCTTTTTCTTCATTCTCGAGTGCACacaattttacaaatatttatcCCGGTCTCCTGCGAGTtcctatgccggggtcattcctgacccacgccgatatttcccTACAGTTTTGTTTTTCTATACAAGGCGACGGTTCGGGACcggttttcgtcgtatttcggatgacgAAGAAgtggggatagcgattttcttatttcgacatgaaaagcgtcgtcttataacggaataaaattgtacatattgtcgctcgagcttatccccaccgcgacgggtcacgaatgactccggcatagtatGCAGAGGGTTAAAATTAATATAGTATTTGCTTTATATACGTCCAAAATGTCtagacgataaaagtcccagaactatccccactgctgcggggtatacagtgttttctcgatatatgtcccgaatatctagccgataaaagtcccagaagtaTCGCCACTATCGCGGAGTataccgaggcctctagagtttcgctgtccttttctacgttcggcgtgggtcaaagaacagtatctcctgggcaatatatgtccctggctagacccgtgttgtggacatataccgagaaaacactgtacaccgtgaggggccaagaagctcgagggaCCTGGGTCGCAGAGGAGTGCAAGGTCGCGTGGGTCaaacaatagtatctcctgggaaATATATGTctttggctagacccgtgt from Halictus rubicundus isolate RS-2024b chromosome 14, iyHalRubi1_principal, whole genome shotgun sequence carries:
- the LOC143360841 gene encoding uncharacterized protein LOC143360841 — protein: MEGWCGGGTSSHITSPSPNAAFYAFYVAAYKIVSFLLLVALPICVAQFRIQGPSDGNRAAESLSVDDSGNVQFTPSTGGFTIQGATDGHSNVQGASDGHSNFQLQGSTAAGANRYLQPAAPAPPAFSIQGATDGHSQIQGSYDGSSSGKSLQYDDPSGYRVNWRSYDRQVRPPSQPEAQYSEVQDSLPRAPQRQRARARPQQHAQPQPQPQPQRQPQSHDPLLPPAQPLENASPEIKQLLHYQQMLPYINIIPEPFRFNAEAAVKDQADAVRAHFQELANAPPERYAPRPRQRRQAQYSHRQQQPQQPPAEPPVQYSTNLPGFLKDLLNFQAQVPYTILPNLVGVTRPEKPYVPQPVQSPTPSPVPAPLPAAQPHYQSQGNAYQGQPQYQGQPNVAYQGQAQAANAYQNQIGSYQNQAGAYQDQGSVYQGQQNVYKNQADAYQPQQNAYNQVYQSELKYPQYSQGQPGRGGVRPVTENQY